In Carassius carassius chromosome 5, fCarCar2.1, whole genome shotgun sequence, one genomic interval encodes:
- the LOC132140775 gene encoding zinc finger and BTB domain-containing protein 20-like: MTERIHHINLHNFSNSVLETLNEQRNRGHFCDVTVRIHGSMLRAHRCVLAAGSPFFQDKLLLGYSDIEIPSVVSVQSVQKLIDFMYSGVLRVSQSEALQILTAASILQIKTVIDECTRIVSQNVGIAGPGSFSVVPGDSGQETPRGTPESGTSGPSSDAESGYMQTSHQSLDRVYSSLYSSCSGLGLQNGTHGNRSHYSSAAMTASYDSPLPLQHKEGGQDPAWITRIHERSQQMERFLATSETTHCRKQPRPVRLHTGDIHIKQEQGDEYNCYGLEDCREDSEQLECVESEPKGESFDSGVSSSIGTETDSVEQPFLSGFTRDNCPNKGQQGEHGTPVQIEVNDSSPEQTQESVEDGNRNGPSQESGELVVHQPPQANLTAPQSMPGGPYLRPGEPLTSNLRMPLTLTSNTQVMGTAGNTYLPTLFATQSASDNKPFLFSLPQSIGSQQPQFVAVHSPSMPPFPSGLTVPPGGSQQQGGPAVGQHGEKKPYACTLCCKTFTAKQNYVKHMFVHTGEKPHQCSICWRSFSLKDYLIKHMVTHTGVRAYQCSICNKRFTQKSSLNVHMRLHRGEKSYECYICKKKFSHKTLLERHMALHSTETRVTGVSVTGSAGGPASIPVPMAVPEPGAVALAMPMGAGGAGGGVGSTGVGVAAEASCQEGTTYMCSVCPVKFDQIEHFNDHMRKHVSDG; the protein is encoded by the exons ATGACCGAACGCATTCACCACATTAATCTCCACAACTTTAGCAATTCTGTACTTGAGACCCTCAATGAGCAGCGAAACCGCGGGCACTTCTGTGACGTGACTGTTCGGATCCATGGTAGCATGCTGCGAGCTCACCGTTGTGTGCTGGCTGCAGGCAGCCCCTTCTTTCAGGACAAGCTGCTCCTGGGCTACAGTGACATCGAGATCCCCTCTGTGGTTTCTGTACAGTCCGTCCAGAAACTGATTGACTTCATGTACAGCGGTGTGCTGCGGGTCTCCCAGTCTGAGGCCCTGCAGATCCTCACAGCTGCCAGCATACTTCAGATCAAGACCGTTATCGATGAATGCACCCGCATTGTTTCACAAAATGTTGGCATTGCTGGACCTGGCAGCTTTTCGGTCGTCCCAGGCGACTCGGGGCAGGAGACACCACGGGGAACTCCTGAGTCTGGCACGTCTGGTCCCAGTAGTGATGCCGAATCAGGCTACATGCAAACATCTCACCAGAGCCTTGACCGTGTTTATTCCTCACTTTATTCCAGCTGTTCTGGGTTGGGCCTGCAAAACGGTACCCATGGAAATCGCTCCCACTATTCCAGTGCCGCGATGACAGCCAGCTATGACTCACCCCTTCCACTACAGCATAAGGAGGGAGGGCAAGATCCTGCCTGGATCACACGCATCCACGAGCGTTCGCAGCAGATGGAGCGCTTCTTGGCCACGTCGGAGACTACACACTGCCGTAAACAGCCTCGTCCCGTGAGGCTCCACACAGGTGATATTCACATCAAGCAGGAGCAAGGGGACGAGTACAACTGCTATGGGCTTGAGGACTGCCGCGAGGACAGCGAACAGCTGGAGTGCGTCGAAAGTGAGCCCAAAGGCGAGAGTTTTGACTCCGGTGTCAGCTCTTCCATTGGCACGGAAACGGATTCTGTCGAGCAGCCTTTCTTGTCTGGGTTCACTCGAGACAACTGTCCAAATAAAGGCCAGCAAGGTGAGCATGGAACCCCTGTGCAGATTGAGGTCAACGATTCATCTCCCGAGCAGACTCAAGAGTCGGTTGAAGATGGGAATAGAAACGGTCCTTCTCAAGAGAGTGGTGAGCTTGTAGTCCATCAGCCGCCACAAGCCAACCTAACAGCACCACAGTCCATGCCTGGTGGGCCGTACCTGCGGCCAGGTGAGCCACTTACCAGCAACCTGCGTATGCCCCTCACCCTGACCAGCAACACCCAGGTAATGGGAACTGCAGGCAACACTTACTTGCCTACACTCTTTGCAACCCAGTCAGCCAGCGACAACAAGCCTTTCCTCTTCAGTCTGCCCCAGTCCATTGGGAGTCAGCAGCCACAATTTGTGGCAGTACACTCTCCCAGCATGCCTCCATTCCCCAGCGGACTGACGGTGCCACCAGGTGGAAGTCAGCAGCAAGGTGGTCCTGCAGTGGGACAGCATGGGGAGAAGAAGCCCTATGCATGCACTCTTTGTTGTAAGACCTTTACTGCCAAACAAAACTACGTGAAACACATGTTTGTGCACACAG GTGAAAAGCCACACCAGTGCAGTATCTGTTGGCGTTCGTTTTCGCTGAAGGATTATCTCATCAAACACATGGTTACACATACAGGCGTCCGAGCATACCAGTGCAGCATCTGCAACAAACGCTTCACCCAGAAGAGCTCACTCAACGTCCACATGCGCTTGCACCGTGGAGAGAAGTCCTACGAGTGCTACATCTGCAAGAAGAAGTTCTCCCACAAGACCCTGCTGGAGCGCCACATGGCCCTGCACAGCACCGAAACCAGGGTCACTGGGGTCAGTGTGACTGGGAGTGCCGGAGGCCCCGCATCAATCCCGGTTCCGATGGCTGTTCCCGAGCCTGGAGCGGTGGCTCTCGCCATGCCGATGGGAGCGGGCGGAGCAGGGGGTGGAGTCGGAAGCACCGGAGTGGGCGTTGCTGCAGAAGCGAGCTGCCAGGAGGGGACCACCTACATGTGCTCCGTGTGCCCTGTCAAGTTTGACCAAATTGAGCACTTCAATGACCACATGCGCAAGCATGTCTCCGACGGataa